A window of Sorex araneus isolate mSorAra2 chromosome 3, mSorAra2.pri, whole genome shotgun sequence genomic DNA:
acaaagcaattgtcctacccactgtgctatcactctggccccatactgGAAGCATTTATTTTACCCCCCTTCTCCTGTCCCGCTCTCCAGAGTTTCAATGAATGtatgattttctttcttaaacttcTGTGAATGAAGGCCTGCAATggagtttgctttttttctctcagtgttctttttaaaataaaccagGGGCTGAAATCATTTTCTGAAATGACCCAGATGTTCAGTATTTTAGGTTTAGAGTGCTACATTATCtctcttgtcatttttttttaataaacctttacaaatatatgtaaaaaattgtGTGCTtcctggcaaaaataaaataaaagtcacaggTTGGGCCTGTAATTTGCTGACCTTAACCCAATATCTGTGTCTTCTACTAGtatttttttagtgtgtgtgtatgtgtgtgtggtgtgtgtgtgtgtgtgttttgtgggagttttctgttgtttttctgttctttgctATAATAAACAGTGCGGGAGTGAATGAGGACTGTCTTTAGAGTTAACAAAGTGCCcttattttttatgttctttggtAAGTATATTTAATCCTTAAAGCGGCTTAAGCTATACCTCAGAAACCCACATCTTCCCTGTTGATTCTGGATGTCTAATGGCTTTTCCTGTCCACAGGGCCCTAACCTGATTATTAAACAGCCAGATGAGTTACTGGACAGCATGTCAGATTGGTGTAAGGAGCATCATGGGAAGGTAACATTACCCAATGACAGGATTGCTGCTTTGGGAATCCATAGCCAGCTTGTCGCTGCCACCTCTGAGGCCCAGCCAGGGCCTTTGCTCGATGGTGCTCAAGAAAGGGTTCAGGGAAGGCGGCTTGGCCAGCCGGGCAGTCCACTTGCTTGTTTACCTTTCGTCTCTGGGACCTCGGAGATCATCTTCTTCTGAAtgtcctctttcttccctctcctaCATTCAGTCTGTCTCGAATGTAGTGTGGATTGTCAAGTATTGCTCAAGTCGGTCTTGGATAAGGTTAGCCGTCAGCTGTCAGAGCAGGGGCAGTGCTGCTCGCCTGGTAATAGTTGTTTCTTGCCAGAGGTTCAATCCTTGGACTTTGAGCACCATTTTttttccctgccccccacccccctgctggaGATGCTACTAACAGTCAGGGAACATAACATAATTTGACTTGGATTCTTTTAAGAATTGAACTTGAGTTTGAACTTGAGTTCCCTAAATGAGCCAGCTCTGGTTATATTTGTCTGCTGTAGAAGTGAAGTTGCGTTTCTGGATGCCTTTGAAAACTGACTTCATGTGTTTCTGGTGGGGGGGCCGGGCATTCTCTCTTGCAGTCTGGTCTAACCAAGGCAGTGAAGGAGAGCACAATGACCCTGCAGCAGGCAGAGTATGAATTTCTGTCCTTTGTCCGACAGCAGACTCCTCCGGGGCTCTGTCCACTCGCAGGTAAAATCCAGTCCTCCGTCCCCCTTGTTTGGTAGCCTCCTGCTGTAGGCTCAAGAGACTGCAGCCCAGAAAGACCGGCCGAGACCGTCTTGTCTGCCGCTTACTCTGATTTGGATCACACCTATTCAAACTTTTAATTTGGGGAAAGCGCCCCGAAACCTGACCCAAGCTCTGGGGTACGCAGACTACCTCAATCAGACGTTTCCCTGTATTTGTATTAGGGGAAAACCCTCGAGTGTACTTGGATTCAGTGATTGTTAACTGTGTGCCCCTTTTTGCTTTGCCTGTCTTATTTTTTGGGTTGGACTTTTGAAAGTCATTTTGCAGGCCTCATGACACTTCATTCTTAAAACATATCATCAAACATTTCCTAAGATAGAGGACATTGTTTTCCTATGTAACCACCATGTCATGATCACACTTAaattaagataattaaaaataatccagTAACACCCTCTAATGTCTAGTTCATGGTCAAAGTGTccagcatttttttaaagcaatatttaaTCAAGACTCATGcattttatttgctattatatCTCTTCAGTTTCAATTGAAAATGTTCACctggccttttttcttttttcctgtgacGCTTTTAAGAAATGGCATGGGGCCATTTCTTCTAAGATTTGGAAATGCCTGCCATTGTGAGAGGGAAATTAATGTTCTATGgagatatatttgtatttatatatgtaaactGATGtagtaacatttatttttaatattttaaaaagatttgacGTTAAGTTCCAGAGCGTATATTGTATcattcctctcccccaccccccagaccccacccttccacccctccAGCCAATGCGGCCGACTGGTGTCTATATTAAAGTTCTCATATAAGTTGTAgtgtttttaaatatacattgctGTATGGACACATGAATATGACTGGTTTGTTATAACTGGAATGTAAATAAAGGTTTGTCTACTTATGTGATCCAGTATAAATTTTCAGTGTTAGTGGTTTGAATTTTGGAACATTGGGAGAAAAATCTATGCATcaggtgtggttttttttttttagagtaacAAATAGATCTGTATGTTATTTTAAAGTATGTACCCTGATAGGTTTATCCTTGTCACTGAGAGGACATTTGCAAATCCATGATGAGTGAACTGTCTACGGGGTCAGGAACCCTCACTTGTCACCTAATCAACCAGACTCAAAACCTCATGTAGAAACCTTTAGGTGCTTTTGGAAATGGTTTGAAATGGGGGGGGTGGGATTCATCTTCATTTCAAATATAGTTTGtgagcttttattttctttcgtGTAACGTCTAGAAATACACAGATGCGGTATGCTTCGTGTCTTTCTAGGAAATTCAGTTCATGCAGATAAGAAGTTTCTTGACAAATACATGCCCCAGTTCATGAAACATCTTCATTATAGAATAATTGATGTGAGCACTGTTAAAGAACTGTGCAGGTAAGGGCTATATTTAGGATCCATTAAATTGCCTTCTTTAGCATGTTTTAATTGAAAAATCTGTGGAAAGTTAACTGAATAGCGCTCTAGCACCCAGCATCTGCCGAGTGGGTGTACTGACTTCCTCATCCCATTCTCACTTGGGCAGGCCTTAATTCATTCCGGACTGGTGAGAAGGTGGGGAAGCAGTGTCAGAAACCCAGTGTTTGTACTTAATCAGAAACTCGAGGGGCTGCCCAGGCTGTAGCAGCTGCGGAGCTTGTGCATGCCGGCACTTTCCAGGGAAAACCTGCCAATTGCTAAGAACCCGGTGGGGTGACAGAGGTGTGGAGAACACGCCTCAACCTGGCCTTTGCGAGCTCGGATACTGCCGTGTGCAGAGAGTCGGGAAGGGCCAGGAGAGGGGCAGGCCAGGGAAAGCGTGAGACTGGAAGTGGCTTTCTTACGGCCATTTAGTAAGAGCGGAAGTGCTCCTGTTGTTCGAGCAGGTAGAGGCGGTTCCAGAGCACAggatgggaagggaggagggagcaggaagaCGAGGGCCCAAGCGTGTCCCGGATCACGCGGCACAGTGGACTGTCCAAGCCGGAGGCTGGAagaggcagggctcagggtggaAGCATCAGCTTGTAAGAGATGGGATTCCTCTAGAAGCACTTTGTAGGATGATGAGAGCTCTCTGAGGAGAAAGCGGGAGGTAAAGGGGAAGGTAAAAGGGAGGACGGGTGAGTCAGCTCCGAGAGAGGAAAGGCAAGGGGAGCATGCAGAAGGGGATGGAGATAATTGAAGAAAGGCAGTCGGCGAGGGTGCCCCTCATGGCAAGCGCTGGAGTGACTGCGCGGAAAGGAAGAGGAGGCTCCAGGTGACTTTGGTGTGTGGTGTTTGGACCTTGGACTTTGTCAGCTTCTCTGGGTGACTGGCACTGTTCAGAGAGAAAGGGCCAGCAGGCGTGACTTTCTCGAGATGTTGGATTTGAAGTGTCGGGGTGAGTTTTAGGTTGAGCTAGCCAGCAGGTGGTGGTTTGACTGCCCATGGCAGAAAAGCAGGGGCGAGCAGGGTGGGCATACCGAGGCGGAAGCCTTAGACCACGGCCAGCTTGGCTTGAGCACACCCAGAgcgaggggagagagaaaggggcgcCGGCAGGAGGCCCCAAAAGGGAGGCAGGCCGGCGTCATGCCCCAGGTGCAGGAGTGACCGGCAGGTGCTGATTCTGTGTATTTGAGACAGTTTCCTTTGAGAGTtccatttctgctgtgtgtagACGCTGGTATCCAGAAGAATATGAATTTGCACCAAAGAAGGCTGCTTCTCACAGGTAAGTGTGGGGCCTGCCAAGGGCTGGGTCAAAGGATACGTTCCCAGCCGCCCACCCCCCCGCTGCCCCACTGCGTGAAATGAAGTCTCCATGCTCttgttttctggggggtgggagcgGTGGGGGAGAGGCTTGGAGGTGGCGAAGGAAGATTTTTCAGGAACTTGAGTCAGATTCGGCCATTCCATCTGGAGATGGGCGGCGTCTGGGTCCTTACTGCAGTTCTGAAATCGAGGTGACTCGCTTTGTACAGCTGTTGGGATCCTTTCGGGTCCCAGATGGGCAGCGGTAACTTCCCAGCCAGCCTGGGGGCTACCTGGAACCTCTTCTGCCAGAAACGCTTTGGGCAGCCTTCGAGAAGCAGTCAGTCCCCGGATACCTTCTGGATTCTTTTGCTGATGGCTGCTTCAGTCCTTCCTTGGGCACAGATGCGTGAGGGCTTTAAAGACCCTGGTGGGGCGAGTCTAGTGTCCCCTCCTTGGCATTCCTCGGGGGGAATGTGCCACTCGGCAGCGGGGCTCTCGGCCACCCTGCAGCCACGAGTGAGGGCAGCCGGTGGTCCCTCCCCTGTGGAGCCGTGGGAGACGCACCGTGGACGTGCCCTCGGGCCTCCCAGAGCCAGTCCGGGGTGCCGGGCCTGAGCAGTCGGTGGTTGGGAGAGCTGGTCATCTTTTCCCGTTTCAGAAAGGCCGTAGGGGCCCTTTAGTGTTGCTCATGGCGTCACCGTCCCCGGACAAGGTCTGAGGCAGCCTTTCCCCCGCCACGTTGATGCCTGATGCAGCCCCTGCAGTGTGGTTCTGGCTCGCCCTGGCCCCACGGGCTCTCGGTTGGCCGCACACCGTGCTCTCGAAGTACATTGGACTCTCGGGCCTGTGggatttcagggtcaggggttagGGGTCTCAGGCCTCGGCTACCTGGAGCCCGCGTTCCTGAGGGCTCTGACTCCCCCCAAGGATGGGAGGAGCCAGGCCGTTGCCTGCAGCCCAGAAGTAACCGTGGTGGGACTGTTGCTGAGTGCCTGCCGCTTGCTCTCCACGAGAGGCCCCTGGCCCCTGTTGCTCAGCGCTCAGTGCTTGGCCCCCTCACTGTGCAGTGCTCCCCTCACTCCCCAGACTAGCAGGGGAAGCAGGCTGTGGCCGAGGAGGAGGACTAGGAGATGGGAGATGGGAGGATagtggaggcgggggaggggcaccccACAGCAGGGGGTCAGCCTCTCAGCCAGTGCTGGTGGCTTGAGTCAGGTCCCATTTTGTGCAGGAGAACCCTGTCCCATGGGCTGATCACAGAGTCCAGCACTGTGGTCACAGCAGGCTCAGAGCACCCATGGCCGGACCCCCGGCTCCCTTCTCCCGGTGCCCACACCACGCTGCAGTTTGGAAGGAGACTTGAGATTTTactaaactttttgttttttttcttctggcttcttgggttactcctggctctgcacgcaggaatcgcttctggcgatgctcggggatgccgggaatggaacccgggtcggctgtgtgcggggcagacgccctccccgctgcgctattgctctgtccctcctAAACCTTTTGACCTTGGAGTTCGTTTTGCCCCCTGCCATGGGGCAGCCCAGCACCGTAGGGGACGGTTTGGGAAACTTGACTCTTGTCACGCTTGaggttattttttaatcaaacctttatttttaagcaaaacaaaacctccTTACCTCTGCTTGGCAGAAATCGTCTCCTTGGCCTGGCCGGCTGCTGCGTGCGGTAGCGCCTGGCAAAGTGCCGCCCCCCGAGGGAGTGCCCCCGCCTCCCGGCACCCCACTCAGCTCGGTGTGTTTGCTCGCAGGGCGCTCGATGACATTAGTGAAAGCATCAAAGAGCTTCAGTTTTACCGAAATAACATCttcaagaaaaaaacagatgagaagaagaggaaaatcaTAGAGAATGGGGAAAATGAGAAGACTGTGAGTTGATGTCGGTCCTCACGCCGCGGCCACAGAGTTCTCTGGAAGCGACTGCTGGTGGTATTTGTTTTCCCTCTTTGGTTCACGCTGATTGCTTGGCTGAGCGCCTCTCAGTTAACGCGCGTCTCCAGGTTATTCGAGCAGACAGCACCTGAAATAGTATTTTTCTCCTAACATGCTGTTCCCGTTTCTGACACAGCGCTCCTTTGTAAGTACCAGGCCACGTTCACCCCTTGGTACATAACCTGCATTTGCTTTTAgactttcttttgtttaaaaaaaaaattattaataataaagctAGTTCTATTGAAATGCAAACCTTTTTGTACCATCTGTTCTTTAGTGGCTTAATCATTGCgtaatgatatgtatatatatatatatatattttttcatagtgTGGCTGATGTTTAAATTCTCTTAACTATCGGGAACGGATTGAGTTTCTTATGTTACACGGAaacttgctttgttttgctttgtaagtcagaaggagagtaaCTGGAGACAGAGTCAACGAAGCAAAATTGAGGCTCATTATTTGATTTCTGCCATTCCACTATTGGATAAGTCCTGTTTGGCATGACTCGGTGAGGGTTTTGTCTCGGGCTgagggggtctgtgtgtgtgtgtttgaggggaTGTGAACATCATTCATTCAGATGGAAGGGAAAAAGTTGCTCATTGCCAGACCCATAATATAACCTGTCATGCCATATCCAGTCGGAACATTCTACGGTTCTGCTTGGGGCCACCCGGGGAAGCCTGTGCTGCCCTGACGGACTCTGGAGTAGCTGCTCTGGACCACGTCTGAGTGAGTGCCCAGGCAGCAGTGCCAGAAATGGCAACGCAGCCTCGGGGGGCGAGATGGATGGATGTGGTGCTGTACAGGCCATTGGCATCGCTCAGGGGGGTGGTAGAATGTCAGTGGCTGGTGGCTGGTACGTGTGTGCTGGAGGGTTCTGGGGTGAGTGTCGTGAGTGTGCCATGCAGCCCCTAGTGCTACGGTGAGTCGGGCCAGAGAGCGCCATGGCCTGTGTCTGCAGATGTCCTGCCTCCTCACGGCTTGTGTCTGCCTGTCCCCTCAAGAGAGAGCCGAGCCGGGAGctcaaggatgtggctcagccaGAGAGTGCTTGGCCTGTGTGTGTGATACCCTGGGTTTGACACCCGCCCCACAAGACAAGCAAAACCGAAAAAGGGAAAGTCCAGCAGAGCTGGGGAAGGCCCCCTGGGACTGCCGCTCCCGGAAGCTCTGCCCCAAGGCACCCACGTGGTGCACTCAGCCTGCTCCGCCCCTCCACCTGGCCTTGGCCGGCGTGGATGGCCATGGGTCAACTGTGCCCCACGTGTCCCGGGCTGCCCGTCAGAAATCGGCGAGGCACTGCCTTTGCTAAACGGTTGTCCCTGTGCAACCTTAGCGGTGGAGAGTCTCCCAGTGTCTTAGTTTTTTTTCCAAACATGTACATTCCGCTCTAGGTCATGAGTGTAGTTGATGTGACTTGATGGGCACAGAAGTCAGCAGAGTTTTCTGGCCCTGTTGGTGGTTGCTTGAGTCAAGCCTTGGCCTCCTCTCTGAGCTCTCTCACTACTGAGTGTCTCTGACAAAAGCTGCTCTTTTGtctaattgaatcacagtgagatacacagttcaaagttgttcgtgattgggtgtcagtcataccGTGTTCCAGCTCCTGTCCCTTCAccgagtacatttcccaccaccaccctttccagttttcctcctgacactaaccctccacccctccaccacccatcccatttttcttctttctcttgcactctctcctctttcctgttgggcattatggtttgcaatacggcactgaaaggtcatcacGTATGCCCctgtacctactttcagcacacagttcttgtccagagtgatctctAGTCCAACTGTCATTGTTTGATcaaccctttttctttttttttagtttttgctaaAACCAAAAAtgctgcggtgctcaggggttactcctgaccctgtactcaggggttgtccctgatggggctggggggacttcatggggttccagggatagagGCTGCATATATGACAAGCACCTGGCCCTGTGGTCTACCTTgctgcaccattttttttttgtaaggtaAAAAAGATGGTATCACAGAAAGGTGAGAATTCGCTTCACTGCCCATGTCCTGCTGACTCAGCACTGGGCACAGATGCCCTGGCCCCTGAGGGCTGGAGCCGAGCCACCCAGGTGccgggcagtgggagggagggagctgaggCGGTCAGGGGCATCATCTCGCCGTGTCCACGGAATCCGTGTGGCTGACTCCACAGTGGAATGATTGATTCCACTCCCCCAACCGCGTTTCCTCGAGTTCATTGCTTTGCAGCTGAAAGGTGGCAGGCGTCCTTGTCCTTCCTTGCAGCTCTGTCCTCTTGGGAGAGGTGGGTGGGGAAGCCCGGGCTCAGAAGGCTGTAGGATtcctccccctgcttccctcccagGGAGTCCCCAGGTTAGCTGGGCCTACCCTTGCATTTgctcgccccctcccctcccttttctctccctccctcccttcctccctccctccctcccttcctccctccctccctccctgcctccctccctccctccctccctccttccctccctccttccttcctccttccctccctccttccttcctaccttctttccttccttccttccctccctccctccccatcccttcctttcctctcctttcttccccttccctcttttccctccttccctcactccttccctcccttatttcctccctccctccctccctccctccctccctccctccctccctccctccctccctccctccctccctcccttccatatccagcaatgctcagggctttctcctgattctgtggTCAGAGATAACCCCTGacattgctctggggaccatatggggtgacagggatcgaacccaggtcagctgcatgcaaggcaagtaccctcctcCTGTCCTATTGTCCTAGCCCTTGCCTTGTGCTTTCTTAAGAATTCCaactcacagtgctccctttaCACCTTTGATCGCACGAAGGGTTGTCGTACGGGTCTAATCCTCTATCCCATATCTTCATTACATAGCAGGACTTAGTCCCTCCTGGAGCATGATTACTTTTTTAGTAAGATAACCATCCGTCTGCGAGTCAAGCAAACGGAATCAGGGGTGGTGCATGGGAGGGCTGGTGTAGGGACCAGTGGCTCAGGGACCCATTCATTGTTGGTTCTGAAGGCTGCTGAAAAATAACAAGTTTTAACACACACAGCTCGACACTGATTCCACAGGGGCCTTCCTGAAGCTAGGAAGTTGTGAAATGAATTTCGAGTGCAATTTGGTTTCAGTAGGTGGCTGCTGCATTAAAAGTGATCAGTAGATTTGTGTAGCGGAGCTTGTCATTCCACCGCTCCTGGTGGCTTTCACTTGGGGGGTTCTTCTGTGCTCTAATTATCCTGCAGACTCTGCTCTTGCTCCCACCCAGGGTTATTTCTCCAGCTTTGGGTTCAGGAGGCAACATTCCATGCTGTGGTGGGCGGTAGCCTTACGGATCCTTGATGGTCTAGCAATGTTTTTAATGTGTGGACAAGAAAGGTACTTCTCCACcctctgtattttctttatttcatttttatcttctggTGTGACAGTGCTCAgttctcctggctcttgcactcagatcattcttggtggacttggggaaccGTCGGGAGGCCAGGgatcgccgtgtgcaaggcaagtgcccaaccccctgcactatctctctggtctcttccacGCCCTTGAAAAACAGTTCAGCCATGGAGATAAGAAATGAGACACCCAGGCTTTCTCTTTGGTAAAGCTACCATTTTATTAGTAAGCTAGTTGATTGGTTGATCGGGAAATATTTTGTTTAGCAGAACTGTTCTCATCTGCGTGAGCCTTAAAACCTAAAAGAACAGCTAGTCGTAATAGTCAACTGCAATTTTGTCATTAAAGAAATTTTGACACATTGATCGTCTTATGGAAGTTTTAGGGATATGCAAGTGCCCTAGTGTTTTGCAAAATTAATAAACAGCAGGGACGGTGGAAAATTAGCTGTTGCTCTTGTTGCTTAGATAAGCTATATGTAGCAGATTGATGAGGGCAAAAGCTATTACATTCTGTATCTACTGATGAGACAAAAGCTATTATGCTTTGTATCTATCGATCTGCGTTGGGTCTGTATTGTTGGAATTAATTGAGTTTTAGTTATTTCAGCACGGTCTTTTGTTTTATGTGGCTCCTGATAAAACCATAGCCATGGCAGTAATATAAATGAAGACTTCCTCCCTAATTGAGCACTTTCTGTTGAGTAGAGTAATAGTTGACATTTTCTATCAtacttccccccatccccctattttcatttttgggccatacccagtggtgctcagggcttactcctagctctatgctcttGCAGGTCCCTGTCtagtgatgggaatcaaaccagggttgaccacttgcaaggaaAAGCACCTTCACCATCTGTATACGGTCTCTCCTGCCCTATGGTGGTGCATCTTAATGTAAATCTCAATTggcaggcgctctctctctctctctctctctctctctctctctctctctctctctctctctccctccctccctccctccctgcctcccctaaTTGCGGAAGTAATGGATAAGGTTTTTGGCTTGATTTTAGCAATGTTTTCCAAGTCACATATGCACGCTTTTTATATGTCAGGGAATCTCAAAAGTTCACATGCATCTGTCTTTTTCTAGGTAGGTGTGAGGACACCTCAAGGACAGAATTGGGAGTCTTCATTCCATGAGAACGCAGGCCGATGGGATAGTCGCTTTTGTAACTGCCTTGTTCAGTTGATTGCATAGGAGCTAGGCTTTCTTCAGAATAACTGATAAGTTCTGTTTGCCACCGTGGCTGAAATCTCACAGGCTTTCCTGAGTCAGAAGACAAGAGTCTTATGTAGAGTCGGCGCTAGAAGTGTGGGCACGTGGGGCAGATGTATGTCCTTGTACAGCCTCTGGAAACATATTGCTGAATCACAGTGACACGCGTGTACTTAATGCTGCTTGAGTTGCATGCACACTTGATGagatgtatgtttttgttttgtgttttgccccacacctggcgatactcaggggttactcttggctctgcacttaggaatcactcctggt
This region includes:
- the REXO2 gene encoding oligoribonuclease, mitochondrial, whose translation is MLGGSLGAGLLRGVGGRRGQLGARGVRAGGAAMAAGESMAQRMVWVDLEMTGLDIEKDQIIEMACLITDSDLNILAEGPNLIIKQPDELLDSMSDWCKEHHGKSGLTKAVKESTMTLQQAEYEFLSFVRQQTPPGLCPLAGNSVHADKKFLDKYMPQFMKHLHYRIIDVSTVKELCRRWYPEEYEFAPKKAASHRALDDISESIKELQFYRNNIFKKKTDEKKRKIIENGENEKTVS